A stretch of the Plasmodium berghei ANKA genome assembly, chromosome: 10 genome encodes the following:
- a CDS encoding splicing factor 3B subunit 4, putative → MMFAPHKNQEISQIYERNNEATLYIANLDAQVDEEILCELFMQCGNVKNVHIPRDKINGFHLGYGFVEYEYEYECEYAGKVLNMTRLFGKPLRCNKATQDKKSFDVGANLFIGNLDTEVEEKMLFDIFSSFGQVISVKIVRNEDDTSKGHGFISYDNFESSDLAIENMNNQFICNKKVHISYAFKKGFKGERHGTAAERFIAANKSLNSYSSNGNSNNLIKNNYNSSTYENSANNTSSINKERKNFLNNSNIHTNNINKLPTDPIISPSPILPFFPSNNPSNTIPPNFMPLPPNLPPNLPPNLPPNLPPNLPPNLPPNLPPNLPPNLPPNFQLNFPPNMLPSLQSFLPPFPPTLPPTFPPNFAPNIPAGMPPIIPPNMPAGMPPIIPPNMPAGMPPDMPAGMPPDMPPNSEENENLNNSSNEND, encoded by the exons ATGATGTTCGCTCCCCACAAAAATCAAGAAATAAGTCAAATATACGAACGAAATAATGAAGctacattatatatag CAAATCTAGATGCCCAAGTTGATGAAGAAATTTTATGTGAACTTTTTATGCAATGTGgtaatgtaaaaaatgttcACATTCCTAGGgacaaaataaatggaTTTCATTTAG GGTATGGATTTGTCGAATATGAATATGAATATGAATGTGAATATGCAGGGAAAGTTCTTAATATGACGAGATTATTTGGGAAACCCTTAAGGTGTAATAAAGCAACTCAAGATAAGAAATCATTTGATGTCGGGgcaaatttatttataggGAATTTAGATACCGAAgtagaagaaaaaatgttatttgatatattttcatcatttggTCAAGTTATATCAGTAAAAATAGTAAGAAATGAGGATGATACATCTAAAGGTCATGGTTTTATTTCTTATGACAATTTTGAATCGAGTGATTTAGCtatagaaaatatgaataatcaatttatatgtaataaaaaagtacaTATATCTTATGCATTTAAAAAGGGTTTTAAAGGGGAAAGACATGGAACCGCAGCTGAAAGATTTATAGCTGCAAATAAATCTCTAAATTCATATTCTTCAAATGGcaattcaaataatttaataaaaaataattataattcatCAACTTATGAAAACAGTGCAAATAATACTAGttcaataaataaagagcgaaaaaactttttaaacaattcaaatattcatacaaataatataaataaattaccAACAGATCCTATAATATCCCCATCTCCTATTCTACCATTTTTTCCTTCAAACAATCCATCCAATACAATACCTCCAAATTTTATGCCTTTGCCTCCAAATTTACCTCCAAATTTACCCCCAAATTTACCTCCAAATTTACCCCCAAATTTACCCCCAAATTTACCCCCAAATTTACCTCCAAATTTACCCCCAAATTTACCCCCAAATTTTCAACTGAATTTCCCTCCAAATATGCTTCCCAGTTTGCAAAGTTTCCTACCACCTTTTCCCCCAACTTTACCTCCAACATTTCCTCCAAATTTTGCCCCTAATATACCAGCAGGTATGCCCCCAATTATTCCCCCCAATATGCCAGCAGGTATGCCCCCAATTATTCCCCCCAATATGCCAGCAGGTATGCCGCCCGATATGCCAGCAGGTATGCCGCCCGATATGCCACCAAATTCTGaggaaaatgaaaatttaaataattcatcaaatgaaaatgattaG
- a CDS encoding cleavage and polyadenylation specificity factor subunit 4, putative: MATNKIDIRKKIINKKKKKKKEDLYELYLNMYDDIYRNREEIREKDEAVEIKKKTNDNKIIDLEKEIKLRLEEQSNLLSIKGIDRVDIKQKKGKHSIICIHYIKNMCMKNLFCNYLHQLIYDRIPPCKNYIKYNYCADKIRGSCMFRHTLENTNMNYYNENKEEHLDEALKFLHEKNICVNYLLGFCNLGYNCRKTHKNKSIKYLNIINILPKFYLDQILINKNLYTHLYKNQQVINDMNKLKDALIILSGEKYQEKNISLTKNEIENPLSDIFINNDNNYKDINNSRMLNNSGINIHDDKNSNRGGMINTGNNMNGIGDSINGENVNIGNDGYFNKHSNMLHNNSNNNENILQNNEPNNIKTVGNIPEVYNLDNIPVASDKIKVFVIKCNQISHLYLSILYGVWATGKNNTRKYVNFFKENYTIIFLFSVNESGGFQGYAKMITLPVKNLYENLWGPITKRLGGNFRVQWIKIAKIDFDVFKNITNPYNDNLPLKKSRDGTELPLNIASIICNKIHALPNEDFLAGTIYEYKRRINHSVYFTNLYKKNMLNTNTMWDSIIFTLNQKSDCQQITFIDGIEQNIS, translated from the coding sequence ATGGCAACGAACAAAATAGATATTcgcaaaaaaataattaataaaaaaaaaaaaaaaaaaaaagaagaccTATATGAACTGTACTTAAATATGTATGATGATATATATCGAAATAGGGAAGAAATAAGAGAAAAAGATGAAGCtgtagaaataaaaaaaaaaacaaatgataataaaataatagatttagaaaaggaaataaaactTCGGCTTGAAGAACAAAgtaatttattatcaattAAGGGTATTGATAGAGTTGACATAAAACAgaaaaaaggaaaacattcaattatatgtattcattatataaaaaatatgtgtatgaaaaatttattttgtaattatTTACATCAGTTAATCTATGATCGAATACCGCCttgtaaaaattatataaaatataattattgtGCCGATAAAATTAGAGGATCATGTATGTTTAGACATACATtagaaaatacaaatatgaaCTATTATAAcgaaaataaagaagaacATTTAGATGAAgcattaaaatttttacacgaaaaaaatatatgtgtaaATTATCTCTTAGGATTTTGTAATTTAGGATATAATTGTAGAAAaacacataaaaataaaagtataaaatatcttaacataataaatatattacctaaattttatttagatcaaatattaattaataaaaatctatatacacatttatataaaaatcaacaagttataaatgatatgaataaattaaaagatgCCTTAATAATTCTTAGTGGAGAAAAATatcaagaaaaaaatatatcattaacaaaaaatgaaatagaaAATCCTTTATCtgatatattcataaataatgataataattacAAAGACATTAATAATTCTAGAATGTTAAATAATAGTGGGATTAATATACATGACgataaaaattcaaatcGAGGTGGAATGATAAATACaggaaataatatgaacGGAATTGGAGATAGCATAAATGgagaaaatgtaaatattgGAAATGATGGATATTTTAATAAGCATTCTAATATGCttcataataatagtaataataatgaaaatatactACAAAACAATGAGcctaataatataaagaCTGTTGGAAATATACCTGAAGTTTACAATTTAGATAACATCCCAGTAGCTAGCGATAAAATCAAAgtttttgttattaaatGTAATCAGATTtctcatttatatttatctatattatatggTGTATGGGCAACTGGTAAAAACAACACAAGAAAATAtgtgaatttttttaaagaaaattatacaattatatttttattttctgtaAACGAAAGTGGGGGATTTCAAGGTTATGCAAAAATGATAACTTTGCCagtaaaaaatttatatgaaaatttatgGGGACCAATTACCAAAAGGTTAGGGGGAAATTTTCGAGTTCAATGGATAAAAATTGCAAAAATCGATTTTgatgtttttaaaaatattactaatccttataatgataatttaccattaaaaaaaagtagaGATGGTACTGAACTTCCATTAAATATTGCTTCAATTATATGTAACAAAATCCATGCATTGCCAAATGAGGATTTTTTAGCTGGCActatttatgaatataaaaggAGAATTAATCATTCtgtatattttacaaatttgtataaaaaaaatatgttaaacACAAACACAATGTGGGatagtattattttcacCTTAAATCAAAAATCAGACTGTCAACAAATTACATTTATTGACGGAATTGAGCAAAATATTAGCTAG
- a CDS encoding myosin-specific chaperone UNC, putative, whose protein sequence is MEEFNVNNVDEKKIEEIKNEGNDMFKNKKYKEAINIYLKVVSYLSNGSKNEIEIKDIVKYFKKKNTEYENDEKEKDNASVSQWINVKTIFIKICHNLSLCYYFLEQFEKSIEYCLYINDMDMNHSKSYHTLGLCYEKLKDYKKCISYFDKCKTILSTEKSNQKDGVKGEMRNNKAEIDKINDKLKIIIKHIEDSKCVNTTTIDKIKNIVLDNNSTEENKIKMLHSIYNQKFYLLIKENILKFLFDIINNKNNNCSLHMEKTCLYVIYKILSKLESENMSIEKEKVKNSKNSNSCISTLDDIKFKYYYDFDFVKLLFSFNEHFDEKWINNYIKNKTNKLENLKFDKEKEMENKEDSYKLTIDTLVYILNIIKYVHVINNEQILKIINLYYINSDNSTLQNNALSVIIFMCKKKNFFIQSFIDKEKKANTKKFLDTLSEKYNIDTNNYVVDFHFSDSYKNPVCINSEIKKLIQNFITMYDNFPNDVEYSIILIITLLNDKNRPIEKDTEIGDLIHECVDLYFHNNEIKIEWFVFVKCLFLVDKGIVLNYLIGKMEYMLCILNFINNSIGRETKKHISLYIDVMLLLMNISELRFMLSNYIDVYINILKMLNYDENFLKLLIGAFKLYMHNADFKEKVAKNINLFTYSKEMLKDFLLNYNNQEQNTDKYSPTSKIKKNETYNEKKEDSKSNDELLETNYTKNKKRSNITYSNDVLKDIIEMLFYLSLHIEFKKQLLEEKNNYILFFLIKAGEDINKKKLDNTYKYIYCNTISNLILTREDEKIRRREINKTNLANFDNEQIEALEQFYNKLPNTTGSKNDPLYDYGDSETSKKLISLLLFSEKYNMNINKNNTISNIANDKYKNGTIINTIYNFINNNFFTTNIAESICEIISKFVKDNNNIGIVLVNNGLKTLLLCSKHITNKKNCSLALCEIFINTNPKLIHFYEAYDSLPLLIDQLNHDEELLIFKSLMAITNILTIDENVAIKAMNLNLWTKCFDTLSSENQYIRSASLECICNLCSQTHVHQYIYDKYQKIVKQNENNKEIDFVEIQIIYAFTMEYDNYKAVFASTGALGMLSSDLRLPFYLIQTKSFNQVFTSFHKTDDQNILLRILTFFNNIILSENIPIDVIEKIKKAVKEKTGLNEENIQIANLILN, encoded by the coding sequence ATGGAAGAGTTCAATGTAAATAATgttgatgaaaaaaaaattgaggaaataaaaaatgaaggaaatgatatgtttaaaaataaaaaatataaagaagcgataaatatttatcttAAGGTCGTTTCATATCTGTCCAATGGctcaaaaaatgaaattgaaataaaagatattgtaaaatattttaaaaaaaaaaatactgaATATGAGaatgatgaaaaagaaaaagataatGCCTCAGTTTCGCAATGGATAAATGTTAaaactatatttataaagaTATGCCataatttatcattatgttattattttttagagCAATTCGAAAAATCGATCGAATATTGcctatatattaatgatatGGATATGAATCATTCAAAAAGTTATCATACACTAGGTTTGtgttatgaaaaattaaaagactataaaaaatgtatatcatattttgataaatgtAAAACCATATTGTCTACCGAAAAATCAAATCAAAAAGATGGTGTTAAAGGGGAAATGCGCAACAACAAAGCAGAAATagataaaattaatgataaattaaaaatcaTAATTAAGCACATAGAAGATAGTAAGTGTGTAAATACGACAACAATAGATaagattaaaaatatagttcTAGATAACAATAGTacagaagaaaataaaataaaaatgttgcATTCTATTTATAATCAAAAGTTCTATTTACttattaaagaaaatattttaaaatttttgttcgatataataaataataaaaataataattgtaGTTTGCATATGGAAAAAACTTGtttatatgttatatataaaatattatctaAATTAGAAAGCGAAAATATGAGcattgaaaaagaaaaagttaaaaatagcaaaaattcaaatagtTGTATTAGTACATTAgatgatataaaatttaaatattactacgattttgattttgtaaaacttctattttcttttaacgAACATTTCGATGAAAAATggataaataattatattaaaaataaaacgaaTAAACTAGAAAATCTAAAATTTGATAAGGAAAAagaaatggaaaataaagaagatTCATATAAGCTTACAATCGATACATTAGTGtacatattaaatattataaaatatgtacatgtcataaataatgaacaaatattaaaaataataaatctttattatataaatagtgaTAATTCAactttacaaaataatgcattaagtgtaattatttttatgtgtaaaaagaaaaatttttttatacaatcCTTTATTgataaggaaaaaaaagcaaataCAAAAAAGTTTTTAGACACATTAAGtgaaaaatacaatatagatactaataattatgttgttgattttcatttttcggATTCCTATAAAAATCCAGTTTGCATAAATtcagaaataaaaaaattaatacaaaattttataacaaTGTATGATAACTTTCCTAATGATGTGGAATATTCtataattttgattatCACTTTATTAAACGATAAAAACAGGCCTATTGAAAAAGATACAGAAATAGGCGATTTAATACATGAATGTGtagatttatattttcataataatgaaataaaaatagaatggtttgtatttgtaaaatgtttatttttagttGATAAGGGTattgttttaaattatttaattggtaaaatggaatatatgctttgtattttaaattttattaataactCTATTGGAAGagaaacaaaaaaacatatatctCTTTACATTGATGTAATGCTTCTACTTATGAATATATCCGAGTTGCGTTTTATGTTAAGTAATTATATcgatgtatatataaatattcttaAAATGCTAAATTAcgatgaaaattttttaaaattgttaattGGGGCATTTAAgctatatatgcataatgcTGATTTTAAGGAAAAAGttgcaaaaaatattaatttatttacatattcAAAAGAAATGCTAAAagattttcttttaaattataataatcaaGAACAAAATACTGATAAATATTCACCTACATctaaaatcaaaaaaaatgaaacatataatgaaaaaaaagaagattCAAAGTCAAATGATGAACTTTTAGaaacaaattatacaaaaaataaaaaacgtTCGAATATAACATATAGCAATGATGTTCTAAAAGATATTATTGAAATGTTATTTTATCTTAGTTTGCATATagaatttaaaaaacaattattggaagaaaaaaataattatatattattttttttaataaaagcAGGAGaggatataaataaaaaaaaattagacaatacatataaatacatatattgtAACACAATTAGTAATCTTATTTTGACAAGAgaagatgaaaaaatacGAAGAAGagaaattaataaaacgAATTTGGCAAACTTTGATAATGAACAAATAGAAGCTTTAGAACagttttataataaattaccAAATACAACTGGATCAAAAAACGATCCATTATATGATTATGGAGATAGTGAAACAagcaaaaaattaattagtttattattgtttagtgaaaaatataatatgaatataaataaaaataatactattTCAAATATAGCTAacgataaatataaaaatggaactattattaacacgatttacaattttattaacaacaatttttttacaacaAATATTGCTGAATCAATATGTGAAATAATATCTAAATTTGTAAAagacaataataatattggtATTGTACTTGTTAACAATGGGTTGAAAACTTTATTATTGTGCTCTAAGCATATtactaataaaaaaaactgtTCTCTAGCATTAtgtgaaatatttataaataccAATCCGAAactaattcatttttatgaaGCTTATGATTCATTACCATTACTAATTGACCAACTAAATCATGATGaagaattattaatttttaaatcattaaTGGCAATtactaatatattaactATTGATGAAAATGTGGCAATAAAAGCTATGAATCTAAATTTATGGACCAAGTGTTTTGATACTTTATCATCGGAAAATCAATATATAAGATCAGCGAGTTTAGAATGTATATGCAATTTATGCTCTCAAACACATGTCcatcaatatatttatgataaatatcaaaaaattgtcaaacaaaatgaaaataataaagaaattgaTTTTGTagaaatacaaataatatatgcttTTACTATGGaatatgataattataAGGCTGTATTTGCATCTACAGGAGCATTGGGAATGCTATCATCAGATCTACGTcttccattttatttaatacaGACAAAATCCTTTAATCAGGTTTTTACTTCATTCCATAAAACTGATGATcagaatattttattgagaattttaacattttttaataatataatattaagtGAAAACATTCCTATCGAtgttattgaaaaaataaaaaaagcgGTTAAGGAGAAAACTGGATTAAATGaggaaaatatacaaattgcCAATTTAATTCTTAATTGA
- a CDS encoding DNL-type zinc finger protein, putative encodes MVQTILSNLLKVPISTCLNNNLIPKRVNYDIKKLIYLFKKQQYGSYTIISQFPFDKNVQRIKKYNNIVFTNPKNNYSTKNIYKENKNCKNEQPHNNIGSTVFNKNSQNKINSSDNNNKNETTDIINVSSKHLDEHGVCETETNEQTSMENEKKKNKEYMVLMFTCKICEKKSAKKFSKQAYNNGVVIIRCPQCSNLHLISDQLGWFQDGKTNIEQIIQEKGEKVIKKFSYNNLLEIDDLLNAYK; translated from the coding sequence atggttCAAACAATATTGAGTAATCTTTTAAAAGTACCAATATCAACATgcttaaataataatttaattccAAAAAGGGtaaattatgatataaaaaaattaatatatttatttaaaaaacagCAATATGGTAGTTATACAATAATATCACAATTCccatttgataaaaatgtgcaaaggataaagaaatataataacattGTTTTTACAAACCCAAAGAATAATTATagtacaaaaaatatatataaagaaaataaaaattgcaaaaatgaacaaccccataataatataggTTCCACagtatttaataaaaatagtcagaataaaataaattccagtgataataataataaaaatgaaacgACAGATATTATTAATGTTAGTAGTAAACATTTAGATGAACATGGAGTATGTGAAACTGAAACAAATGAGCAAACAAGTAtggaaaatgaaaaaaaaaaaaataaagaatatatgGTTTTAATGTTTACATGTAAAatatgtgaaaaaaaaagtgcaaaaaaattttcaaaacaAGCTTACAATAATGGAGTTGTTATTATTCGATGCCCACAATGTAGTAACCTTCATTTAATATCTGATCAATTGGGATGGTTTCAAGATggaaaaacaaatatagaGCAAATAATACAAGAAAAAGGAGAAAAggttattaaaaaattttcatataacAATTTGTTAGAAATAGATGATCTCctaaatgcatataaatga
- a CDS encoding glutathione reductase, putative: MVYDLIVIGGGSGGMAAARRAARNKAKVALVEKSYLGGTCVNVGCVPKKIMFNAASIHDILQNSRHYGFDTRFTFNLPQLVERRDKYIRRLNDIYRNNLKNDNVEVYEGTASLLNERKVLIKSKNKSENDENNNEIIEGKNILIAVGNTPIFPTVKGVEHTISSDEFFDIKEAKRIGIIGSGYIAVELINVIKRLGIESYIFARGKRLLRKFDESIVNELENDMKKNNINIITMANVEEIEKVHEKNLTIYLNDGRKFEHLDYVIYCVGRSPNTKNLNLEKLNITTKNDYIVVDDNQRTNLKNIFAVGDCCMVKKGKDMEDLNLLKLYDEKIYINNKKNDKEDSFYNVQLTPVAINAGRLLADRIFLNKTRKTNYSLIPTVIFSHPPIGTIGLSEEEAINIYGKENVKIYESKFTNLFFSVYDIEPSQKEKTYIKLVCVGKEELIKGLHIIGLNADEIIQGFAVALKMNATKKDFDETIPIHPTAAEELVTLHPWMK; this comes from the exons ATGGTTTATGATTTAATCGTTATTGGAGGAGGAAGTGGCGGTATGGCAGCTGCTAGAAGAGCCGCCAG GAATAAGGCAAAAGTTGCTTTGGTCGAAAAGTCCTATTTAGGAGGAACTTGCGTAAATGTAGGATGTGTTCCAAAAAag ATAATGTTTAATGCCGCATCAATTCATGATATTTTACAAAACTCAAGACATTATGGATTTGATACCAGATTTACATTCAATCTTCCACAATTAGTAGAAAGGAgagataaatatatcagaAGATTGAATGATATATATcgaaataatttaaagaaTGATAATGTTGAAGTTTATGAAGGAACTGCTAGCCTTTTAAATGAGCGTAAAGTTCttataaaaagtaaaaataaatcagaaaatgatgaaaacaataatgaaataatagaaggaaaaaatatattaatagcAGTTGGGAATACCCCAATTTTCCCAACAGTTAAAGGCGTGGAACATACAATTTCGAGTGatgaattttttgatattaaaGAAGCTAAAAGAATAGGAATAATCGGAAGTGGATATATAGCTGTTGAATTAAttaatgtaataaaaagatTAGGAATagaatcatatatttttgcaaGAGGAAAAAGATTGTTAAGAAAATTTGATGAATCTATTGTAAATGAATTAGAAAAtgatatgaaaaaaaataatataaatattataacaatGGCAAATGTAgaagaaatagaaaaagttcatgaaaaaaatttaacaatatatttaaatgatgGACGGAAGTTTGAGCATCTTGACtatgtaatatattgtGTTGGCAGATCTccaaatacaaaaaatttaaatttagaaaagttaaatattacaacaaaaaatgattatattGTTGTTGATGATAATCAAAGGacaaatttgaaaaatatttttgcaGTTGGGGATTGCTGTATGGTTAAAAAAGGAAAGGATATGGAagatttaaatttattaaaattatatgatgaaaaaatatatataaataataaaaaaaatgataaagaggattcattttataatgTTCAACTAACCCCTGTTGCTATAAATGCGGGGCGATTATTAGCTGatagaatttttttaaataaaacaagaaaaacaaattatagTCTTATTCCAACtgttatattttcacaCCCACCTATAGGAACAATAGGTTTATCTGAAGAAGAagcaataaatatatatggaaaggaaaatgttaaaatatatgaatccAAATTTAcaaacttatttttttctgtatATGATATAGAACCAAgtcaaaaagaaaaaacttatattaaattagtATGTGTTGGAAAAGAGGAGTTAATTAAAGGATTACATATAATAGGATTAAATGCGGATGAAATCATACAAGGTTTTGCAGTAgcattaaaaatgaatgcGACAAAAAAAGATTTTGATGAGACAATTCCAATTCATCCAACAGCTGCTGAAGAACTTGTAACTTTACATCCATGGATgaagtaa